One window from the genome of Anolis sagrei isolate rAnoSag1 chromosome 4, rAnoSag1.mat, whole genome shotgun sequence encodes:
- the NKX2-2 gene encoding homeobox protein Nkx-2.2 — protein MSLTNTKTGFSVKDILDLPDTNDEDGSIAEGGDEETEGSEPPKKAGSGGGGGGGVLGATALQDAVQGLPLKSPFYDSADNPYTRWLATTESIQYSLHGLASSNSQPDSASKSPEPSADESPDNEKEGSGGVGGGGGGGDSGKKRKRRVLFSKAQTYELERRFRQQRYLSAPEREHLASLIRLTPTQVKIWFQNHRYKMKRARAEKGMEVTPLPSPRRVAVPVLVRDGKPCHALKAQDLAAAAAAASFPAGLSFSAYGAQSLQQHMQYSAQYGSAGAPQYPSAHHLVQAQQWTW, from the exons ATGTCTCTGACCAACACAAAGACCGGCTTCTCTGTGAAGGACATCTTGGACTTGCCTGACACCAATGACGAAGACGGGTCCATCGCGGAAGGCGGGGACGAGGAGACGGAAGGCTCGGAGCCCCCCAAGAAGGCcggcagcggaggaggaggaggaggaggcgtatTGGGGGCGACCGCCCTGCAGGACGCGGTGCaagggctgcccctgaagagccCCTTCTACGACAGCGCAGACAACCCCTACACGCGCTGGCTAGCCACCACCGAGAGCATCCAGTACTCCt tgcACGGCTTGGCCTCCAGCAACTCCCAGCCGGACTCGGCGTCCAAGTCCCCGGAGCCCTCGGCGGACGAGTCCCCGGACAACGAGAAGGAGGGCTCGGGCGGCGTggggggcggcggcggcgggggcgaCTCGGGCAAGAAGCGCAAGCGGCGGGTGCTCTTCTCCAAGGCGCAGACTTACGAGCTGGAGCGGCGGTTCCGGCAGCAGCGCTACCTCTCGGCGCCGGAGCGGGAGCACCTGGCCAGCCTGATCCGGCTGACGCCCACGCAGGTCAAGATCTGGTTCCAGAACCACCGCTACAAGATGAAGCGGGCCCGGGCCGAGAAAGGTATGGAAGTgactcctctcccctccccgcgCCGCGTGGCCGTGCCCGTCCTGGTCCGGGACGGCAAGCCCTGCCACGCGCTCAAGGCCCAGGACttggccgccgccgccgccgccgcctccttccCGGCCGGCCTCTCCTTCTCCGCCTACGGCGCCCAGTCGCTCCAGCAGCACATGCAGTACAGCGCCCAGTACGGCTCGGCCGGCGCCCCGCAGTACCCCTCCGCCCACCACTTGGTACAGGCCCAGCAGTGGActtggtga